Proteins from one Mycteria americana isolate JAX WOST 10 ecotype Jacksonville Zoo and Gardens chromosome 1, USCA_MyAme_1.0, whole genome shotgun sequence genomic window:
- the CAPZA3 gene encoding LOW QUALITY PROTEIN: F-actin-capping protein subunit alpha-3 (The sequence of the model RefSeq protein was modified relative to this genomic sequence to represent the inferred CDS: deleted 1 base in 1 codon): protein MAALHRLLRTLHCGGIGGVRQDITSACSGSRQHPFPTTPPCPCRDAQRPQHGPHAWPPTSAAPGAIVRSQTAGPQCRPLPATGPPTPAAILCLFPPARSAHMPSPCLQSATLWIALTPNMCTRQELREPEKVPLICSLLRQSPPGEFGQVVRDLSALVQDDRLVRQEAARVGAGHNKNSFTPIQINGRTVLLTHYNDLGGNRFFDPQEKFSFEFDHLRGVTSKPQLHGVMLDEGELWREALHRGLKAYVSCHFPVGNCCVFKKSLGKRQMFVACIEAHQYQLPNHCNSLWKSDWTFALTPFTTQVTGIFLLQIHYFKDANLHVTVSKSVSETLNVIDQSQFATDFVKFVKAEDMKFHIAILENIQALSEDIWGKNLRRKLPVTRTFMNWNKLLNDQHLNTNVIQNTEVPPCLLKHTVWWPK from the exons ATGGCAGCTCTGCATCGCCTGCTCCGGACTCTTCACTGTGGTGGCATTGGCGGTGTTCGGCAGGACATCACCTCAGCTTGCTCTGGTTCCCGGCAGCACCCCTTCCCTACCACACCCCCGTGCCCCTGCCGGGACGCCCAGCGCCCTCAGCACGGCCCCCACGCTTGGCCCCCCACCAGCGCTGCCCCGGGTGCCATTGTGAGGTCACAAACTGCGGGTCCCCAGTGCAGGCCCCTTCCTGCCACcggtccccccacccccgccgccatcttgtgcCTTTTCCCTCCAGCACGAAGCGCCCACATGCCCTCCCCTTGCCTGCAGTCTGCCACCCTTTGGATAGCCCTCACCCCCAACATGTGCACGAGGCAGGAGCTGCGCGAGCCAGAGAAGGTGCCTCTCATTTGCAGCCTACTGCGCCAGTCCCCTCCTGGGGAGTTCGGCCAGGTTGTCCGAGATCTCTCTGCTCTGGTCCAAGATGACAGGCTGGTGAGGCAGGAGGCTGCCCGCGTGGGGGCCGGTCACAACAAGAACAGCTTCACCCCCATCCAAATAAACGGGCGCACTGTGCTACTGACCCACTACAACGACTTAGGGGGAAACCGCTTCTTTGACCCTCAGGAAAAATTCTCTTTTGAGTTTGACCACCTGCGTGGGGTAACCAGCAAACCCCAGCTGCATGGTGTGATGCTAGATGAGGGGGAGCTGTGGCGAGAGGCCCTCCACAGGGGCTTGAAGGCCTACGTGAGCTGCCACTTTCCTGTAGGCAACTGCTGTGTGTTCAAAAAaagcctggggaagaggcagaTGTTTGTGGCCTGCATTGAGGCTCATCAGTACCAGCTTCCAAATCACTGTAACAGCCTTTGGAAGTCAGACTGGACTTTTGCCCTGACTCCATTTACCACTCAAGTTACAGGGATCTTTCTCCTCCAGATACACTACTTCAAAGATGCCAACCTCCATGTAACTGTCAGCAAGTCTGTGAGTGAGACCCTAAACGTGATAGACCAAAGTCAGTTTGCCACAGATTTTGTGAAATTTGTGAAAGCTGAGGACATGAAGTTTCATATTGCCATTCTGGAAAACATTCAGGCTTTGTCAGAGGatatatggggaaaaaatctGCGAAGGAAACTCCCTGTTACTCGCACCTTTATGAACTGGAATAAACTATTGAATGATCAGCATCTGAACACCAATGTG ATACAGAATACAGAAGTGCCTCCATGCTTACTGAAACACACTGTATGGTggcctaaataa